GCACGATCCGCCGGTTTGCTGATCAGTCTTGCGAAGCCTCTCGGGGGTCATTATTTCGAAGAGCCTGCAAAAACCCCATTTAAGCCTGCGGTGTGCCGCACTGCCCTGCGGGtgctcaatggccttggGATCGTGGCATGGTGCTGGCCAGCCCGTGCCGAAAAGCTCCAACTGGCCGAGGCGGTTATTACACGTCTCGGGGACTTTGATGACGGCAAGGTCCCCGAGGCCGATGACTGCCTTCTTGCCGCAGTCAACTGCGTCGGTAACGGACTTGCCCTCGACTAAGCACTTGCCAATGCCTAGTACGTACGTGATTATCACGGTTTGCGGCTTGCCAGGCGTCTTGTCAAGAGCGCTTCGCACGTTGCCTGCTGTAGCGCCGCCTccaagggccttggccagcgtcTTGAAAGCTTCCCCCTTGGGCAGATTGCTCACGCCATCAAGGAAACTCTTGATATCCTTGGCACTCGAGTACGCCTTATAAACCTTCAGAAGCTCAGCCTGTTGTTCGTCACTGAGGTCCGGCAAGCCCGCGGCGCTCAGTTGCCGTTTTCCAAGTACGTCTCCGTTGTTGCTACCAGCCATGGGCGGCAGTCGTGCCGCTGACACCAAGGTGCCAACCATGGATGCACTGGTAAGCGTGATGGATAAAAGCTGTGATAGACGCATCTTGTTGCTTTactttgctttgctttgccaAGTCGTAATGTTTGGTGGTTATAATCGGAAATGACTGTCAGTTGTTGTTGGAATAAGAGATACAAGGTAATAGAACCCaggaacatggccatctATTTATAAGACTCGCAAACTATATTGTCAAGATCGTTGATCCATGTTGCCAGTGCAAGAGTAATTTCCATCACAGCCAATTCCGCATCAATACACTAGTCGGACGACCAAATGTGATGTCACAATAATTATATCACAATGGCATTCTTGCTTTATGCTGCTACATCGGAGATGGCATTATTTTCAATCAGCCAACTAAAAGCCAGGTAGTGACCACCCGATGGTCATCGCCAATCGAACGTTAGATATAATCAAGGGTGATGGTTGAATTCGAGCATACTAGCCATCTGAAGGACGCGCTTTCGGCGCAGAAGGACGTCCAATGAGTCCCTGCTTGCGCAATGTTTCGAGAGTAAAATACCCCACACTATCGAAAATTGAATTATGACATTTCTGGCGACAACTGCCGACTGTCGGGGGCTCATCTTGACGGAGGTCGCTCGCATGGTGAGTGACACCACTTATTGTGAAACGGGCACGATTCGTTGTCGTTGACTGGCTAAATTGAAACCTGCAATCATGCCCTTTCCGAAATTATTTTCGGTTTCCACGAGTAAGTATAGTTCCCAAGGAGCTGGTACGCGTGCGTATTTAATTTCCAGAGTCATGACTTGCTAGCTCACCACGTGTGCCATGACCTCAGGTTGACGGTTGATGTTGCAGTCATATTCCAAGCCAATCTCCAGGAAAAAGGCAGCCCATCCGGGTATCAGACACTGCATCATGAGAGGAAGTGCCAGAAGCACGTGGTTGGTCTAATTGGTAAATTGCCAACAGTAATCATAATGCGATGCTCCATAATACACACGCCCGCAGGGATGTGGTGAAAACATCAACCCTCTCGGCTATTGATTGGACTGTCTTCATGCTACCACTGGACCTACGTAGTCAGCCAAGTCACCGAAGTAACATTGAACAGGCTAGTTTCCCCTTGATGCCGCCAAGAATTCCTTCCAGTGGCCACCGTCGACATCTAATGAGCTAACCCTGACCCTACAAAGCTATGAATAATCCAGAACGTAATCCAAAACGTACTTGGGCACACTGGCCGCCTCACTCGCGTCAGGTGTGCCACGAGTGGAACGTAGCACTAGCTTTTTTAACTTGGTAGCATATTAAAACTTCTATTACAGTATGTCTACGTAGTTTCAGACccgcttcaatgttaatAGTTTGGTTGATCAATAAACTTGCTACAAACTACAACTTGGCATCTTAGGCTTATGATCCTAGCAATATATATTACAGTATAGAACGGAAACGTTCTTCCGGCACTCGAGAACTACAATTACTATTGCTCTTCAGGCCTACTCTGTTAAATGTAAATTATGGTAAACTTTCTCCTTGTTCCTAAACccgttttcttttctctaTCGAATGACTCTGAGCCTTTGGTCACTGATGCCATATCGCTTAGGCCAACTGCGAACAAGACTGGTGGTTACAGCCGGCCTTGGATAACGTTTTGGACCTGGATGAAGTTGCCTCTTCTCAATATTTCCTGCGATGTATTGGAGCAGGCAGCGCATCCACGCTTTTAACTAAGGACCATCCCCTACAAGAGGTCCCTCTTGACTATAGTTGCAATGAGAATGGCAACCATGCGCCCCGAGCATCCTTTGCCGGCAGTACGTTTTCACATGTAGGGACTTCCAAGTTAGAATTATTACTAAGTTTATTTCTTCTAAGTAAAAGAAAGCACTCATAATATTCGCGTGAAATATCGCTTTTTCGCCACCATCATGGACGATGGAAGGCTCCTGACTTCACATAGTCATGGCCAAGATATAAGTAATGATATTTTGTCGCGGTTTTTTGACGCTGTTGAGTTTTGTCGGGTTGTAAATGAGTTGGGTCATGGTGCGCTGCTTCTTCCCGACTGTCTATTACATCTTATTGCTAATACTGTTCACAGGAACAGACCCGTTACCAGGCGCCATCAACCGGGCCAGTGTCTATACGCCTGATTGTACGGATTCGGCTCGAGGGCTTGAAAGTGAACGCACTCCCTTGTCAAGTCAATCACCTGCTACACCATCAACGGTTGCGCCGCTCACCGTCGCGTCTGAATCAATCTACAGCCTTCCACAGAACAGAATCACGGTGAATGATGCCCCTGCAATGTGGAAGGCATACAAATATTTGTTCGGTTGCTGCCAACAAACCATGTGCAAGATGATTGCCAAAATATGGATACAAACCCTCTCACCGAAGAAACAGGCGACCCATCCTTACCAAGGTGGCCAAGCGACAGCTCCAGCGTGGTGGCCGACAAACTGTCTAACAAAGAGTAAGAGAGTTCGTCACAGACAGCCCGATCATCTATACAAGCCAGGTGAGATGGGATTTCGTTCTCCCTTCTTGGCTTAACGGGGGGCTAATATTTACTACTCAGAACGCATTAACCTTCTTGCACATATTCTGCGACTGGTGGTTGAACCTAGCGCCAAACAACATATTGCGATCAGAAGTCTAGGCCTTGATGTAAAGAGATTAGAAGATATTACCAGTAGCAAGTTGCGGGATTTTCTAGAGAAACACGACATGAATGCGAGGAAGAGGCAGCGACTTGCGCAGCTATTCGAGCTTGCCCAGCAAGAGGCGAGGTTTAGGAATGGAGATATCGGTAGACATAAACCCATACAACCCATTTACGGCCAATAGATGTTGGAGCTAATCGAGGCTTAGGCACTGATACAGAGGTCTATATAGAGACAAATCACGTATAGCGGGCCAAGCTTCGGTGGCTGTGCCTCCTATCCCCAACTCCTGATGGCAAGTTGATTCTAGAACCCTCTATGGAAGGGTATTGAGAGGATATAgggcaccagttgaccttgacaATGTTACAGCGTGTAGGCTCCTTCTTTATTCCCCATTTTGGTAGTAAGCAGGATAGGGACTATTTAATTGATCAAATCGCTAGAGGCCTTTCACATCACGGTACGCCTAGTGGCAATCTTTCAACCGATGGTAGTGACTCACAGTCCGACAACGACTTTCAAGATCTGGCCTCTTGAAAAACCAAGAACCTCTAATACCTTCAAGTTTCTCATTAAATTACATCTTAAACCTAGTCTTCtaatgtgacaagggctcgaagAGGGAgtggagcaatagctcaattcaactaataacagtgtttggtatcaaaggtcgTTGgctttcctcaaggcctttgagggaccgaagacgtctatttatacaagaagtcggtgagggactttgccctaggtctcatgatcgtagcccttgtgtaaccagccatttccgtgtaacatcTAAGCTCGGTACCCTGGCCCTCGTCGCAGGTGTTGACCGGGCCTTGAGGAGAAGCTATCCTGGCAAGTATCTCCCAACCTCATATGCATCTATGCAGAAACATTGCCAGCCGCTGCTCAATGCCCGGAAAGACAACGTCGAAAGTGATATATTTTTGTGGTCGGGATGTACGAATAAGACTAGAAAATGTCGCACAAAGGCTTTGCCTACGGTGTATCCCCATCTCTGTCATCGCCACGGATACTATTGCTCCCGATAAACCACTTACAACCAAAAGACGCTGCAAAATTGAGTTAGCTGGCTTGTGACGTTGGAATAAGCAATGCTCTGTCAGAAATCACGTGATAATATACTACCTACCGAGGTGTATTTGCCAATCCAACAGAGTCTAGACCTAATTATGAGTAGTCGGTGATTTGCGCAGAGGTGCGGAAGCTTCGGATGCGGCTACGCCGGAAGGAATTGTAGTTTGATCCTTTTGGCCAATCCCGCCCCGACAAGGTCTTGGCAAAACATTATGAATTGGAAATGATGATTCATTTTATCTCATGTGATTCTTGGAAACAAGTCCGAGAGTCCCGTGCGGTAGGACGGTAGGCTCACGATGTGGTCATATGCTGCTTAACTAGCGCTTATGATAGCGATGCTACGGGCCAATATATAGACTACACGACCGTTCGATGCTACCATTACCTCGTTTCTAGAAACTCAAGTAAAAAACTGTCGAATTTCCTTGCCTATTGATCACTCTTTTGAGTAGGAATACTCTTGAACGAAAACTTGTGTATTGATATTTGCATTGAGCCCAGTTCGAAATATGCCGCCAAACAACGCCTTGTACGTACTTGTTAAAGCTAGCCACTTCATGGTCTTTGCATCTGCTACAATTGTGACCGGCATACTTGGCTGGTTCCTACACCGCACATCTGCGCAGAATACTCATGTCATATTTCAAGAAACTGTGGTAAGCATTGGAAGCTTCGcagcttgttttttttttaaggtttcGCTAACAAGCCTAAACACAGGCTGCCGTGACCGTTCCGGCTTATCTAGGTCACCTTGTCTTTGCCCAGGTTGATTCTTATTACGAGCAGAGTTTGATGGTCGGTTTGGCCTTTTCCTACTTGTGGCTCACGTCCTTTATTTTTGCGGCCCAAGATTGGACAGGCGGCCGATGTGCCAGCGCCTTCCCCAGAGGCAGTAGCTGTAGTCAAAAGAAGGCTGTCGTTGCGTTTGACTTTCTTGCTTTGTAAGTCGACTGATTTATTACTGTGTACAAGACGAGTGGCTAATATGTTTGTGTAGCTTcttccttgtctttggcaTGCTTATCAAAGGCTACTTGAAATATACGcaaaacaagaagaatagAACACAAAGACGGGAATATACAGACGGGGTTATAAGTACAAGCGAGAATGCCATGAGGAGTGCGTAGGAGCAGTTTAGTATATATCATcatataaaataaaagacaaAAACTCACATTGCCTTCCAGAATAAAGTAACGCTCGAGATTTCATCTAGAGCAGGCTCAAAAGGCGCCGGCGTAGGCTTTGTTACCAGTTTCGCAATGTCTATAACATGACCAACAGCTTTGAAGGTACGTGTTATACATTGCATCTTCTTTTAGCAATTCAACCCCCTTTACGTGTAGACACTTGACTGGAAAGGGGATCAAAGCACCCGGGATTCAGACAAGTAGATAAACCGCGTCCATATCTTAATTATTAACACTAAAATTTCCGCTTAATCCAAATGAAGTTTGCTTGCCTAACAGGGGAAAACAGTTATATTATGGCAGGGGTTCCCAGCTCAAGGCGCTGTGATTTGCTAGCAACAGCAAAGAGGTTGTTGCTAAAGCCTGTGTAAGCGCTACGAGGGTTTCTAATCACAGGTTCTCCTGGTACAAAAAGGAAATACTTTGGAGCCGCCAAACCCTAGATACTATATTCTAACTTGACGTGTGGTGGATAGTTTAACACTCACGTTTTTTCCAAGCATCTCATCCTGGTTAAACTGATCTTAGATATTTCCCTATAAAGATAGGCAACACAGTTGAATATTTACAAACTTCTTGCAATATTTACATGGAAAAAGCCACAAATGTGCGACACTGCAACAACACAACTGCACGCCTGTGCCGTGATTTTTCAAGTGTAGGAATCAGCCCTTGCCAACATACTATTGGCAAGAAGACCACCACTGTCCGCCGTAGACGCACTTGTAAGGGGGCTGGCATTGCGTAGGTCCCGTATAGCCTTCGCCACCGCACTGACCCCACTGAGGTACGAGAGTTCCTGTGGGAGCAGGACTGGTAGTAGATGACgttgttgtggttgttgtggttgttgcagtggtggtggtagtagtagtggtGCCGCCAGGAGGGAGAGTAGTAGTAGGGCCGTTGGATATGTCGGAGACGATTTCGCCAAGGAACGCGCTGTTAGAGTATAGTTGAGACATATCCCACATCATGGCACCACCAAAATTGCTATACTTTTGAGACCAGTTGATGGCGGCCTTGAGTTTAGAGCCGCTCGTGTAACCGCCGCCTGCGCCGGGAGCAGCTGGGACGCCAATGAGAAGCTTGATATTCTTGTTGGGgctcgtcgtcttggcccaGTTATCCCAAACGTCAAAATTGAATGCATTTTGAGTGGTTGAGCCTTCCTGGAAGTTGGACACGCCGCACCAGTTGTTATAAAACTGAATCATGATGAAGTCAAACGACACGGCATTGAGGGCCGCACCAACAGCGGCATCCGGGAAGACACATTGGGGAGCGGCGGTGAGGTAGAACTTTTTACCGCCTGCTGCATCCATGAGACTGCGAAGCTTCTGACCAAAGGCGGGTAAATTATTCGCGCTGGcttcaaagtcaaagtcgaaGCCATCGACAACGGCGGACCCAAACGGCCTGTCAATCGCTTTGCCCGAGGGTACGGGGCCAAACATGTCCCAAACATTCTGAGCGGCTGCTTGGGCAGCGCTTACGCTGCTCCATCCACCTTGGCCATAGGTCGCGCCGCCAAGAGAGAGAATGATGGTTTTGCCATTGGTCGCCTGGCAAGACTTGATGTCCGCTCTTCAAAGGGTAAGCGTACTGATACACGGGGCCGGAGAGTCTGTAGGACTTACTCAATCTGGGGACAGCTGAGGAGGTTGGAATTGCTGGGAAAGGCGGTGCAATTATCACCAGCGTTGGCGAAATTGGTGATGGGGGGACTGATGCCGTTCATAAAGGCGACGGGGATGATCTGCAGATGTAAGCATGGATATGAATTTGTTCTCAATCGCAATCATCTCACGTCAATGTCGGTGTCTAGTGAAAGCAAAGTTAGCATTTGCTCCAAGTCAAGCAGCTCTGGTTTGGTATTCCTTACTGGAGCAGTAATAACCCAGGCGCTGTTGGGCAAGCGGGCCACTGCCTTGATTGTACGAATTTTGGCCTGGTTACAGGTTAGACATAGCCAGGTATAAATTGATCAGACGTCGAAACACTTGCCCCAGTAAACGGCCACATTCTTGCCCGATCCAGAGTTGAAACCAGCGAGGGTTGCCGGCAACAGGGCCAGTATGCTGGCGATAGACGGCCACGTCTGGACGGGAAACGTCATGGTCGAGATTTGCTTTCGCTTAATCCGTTTTGTACAATCCAGAACAGTTAAAAAGCAGGACAGGGTATTGAACTAGTCCAAGACCACTGGGCAACGGAGTAAACAAGAGAGAATAGGATCGGCTAGTTTGACCACTCCCCTTCTCATCGATGAAGGGTAAAGAGACGCACCTATATATCTTGACCGAAGGCTTGCGAATGACCAAGATGGTACATGTCCTTTGATGGATTAGAAGCCACTTATCCACTTTGGGAATCACGATATTCTGGGAAGGTGTATGTGACGTTGGACGCTTCCATCAGGATATGCATCTGGTCGCATACCCCAGGTGATGGTGCCACGTGAGGAGTGCTGTTGGTCAGGGCAAGCAATGTTACTTGCTGCCTCCCAGTGCACATGGTGGTGAGCGCGGCTCCGGCATAACCATGCGATTGACGCCTGCGTAGGATTGTGCATTTGGGGGTACCATGTTTTAGAAGGAATGTGCAATGTGTGGCCGTTCACGCGACAGACTACGTTGTGCCGGGACGGCAAATTGATCCTTGTTGGCAACAATGGTCAACTCTGGCAGCTCGTGGTCAATTGGATTGGTTTGCTGCTTTACCTAAATTTGTCGACACATGAAGATATCCATGTGTTGAGCAACAGAGCCCAGAAAGAGGCAGCACAAGGCTGTAGGAAGAACCGAGGCCGAAGAAGAGCTTCATGTTGATTGACTCCACACGTTTGGTCACTTGGTATTCATCCAGCTGAGAATGACCAGCCACGCGACGGCGCGAGCATGACTCTGCAGTACGTACTTACACTGCTACTCCCCGGTCGGGTTTTGGCGCAGGCATTCCACAATGTAAAAATAACCCGAGACTTGACGGAGTTTGTAACATAACATGCACATTGGCGGGAGTGGGAAAAGAATAAAACCTGCGGCGCCGTGTCTAGGGATGGTTGAGACATCCGCACCAGTTTGGATcaatatactccgtactcttaCTGCGCCCGCCTCGCTGTAAATAAACAACACGCAGCTTTGCTCGCCCCATGTCGCGTGCGCGCCTGGCATAATGGACCGAGGGAGGAGACGCAAAGAAGGGtgcctcgtcttccatgtGCCTTGTCCTGCATCGTGGCTTGCACCAGCGCGCAAGCAACACATGACTGACCTGCGCAGAATTTGCTTGCATTGCACAACAAGGTCGCACCGGTTCCCATATCCTACGCCTCAACATGATTTGTGCAACTTGGGCAAATACCCCCTATCAGGCATCCTGTTGACCCGTCCATCCTgtctcttccttctccccGGGAGTTGTCCAATAGGCGATTGTGAGGCTTGACGGATTTCAACACCCATGACGGCAGACAATGGCTGTCAAGTGTGCCCACGGCCGAATGCTACTGTAACTGCTGCCCACGAGCTCCATTGCGTCCCAGTGCCTCAAGAAGTTTCTTACCCCAAACTCAACCCCAAACTCCCCCACACTGCCGGGCGCAGCCATGGTCCGTTCCATTGGGATTTGACTCGACATCCCCTGTCCTCTCACGGCAATGGCGGGGAGTCCGGGGACAAGTGTAGCACATGGcttgtaccgagtacgcCTTCAaaggaccagaccagactcgtTCCTGACATGGAATAACTCCGCAAGCCCTTTCGGATGGTCCCACCACTCTTTTCCAGCGCCACCTGCTTACTTGGGAAGGTTGATAGAACGAGTTTCTCCTAATTCGGCTTTGCATCTTTCTCCTATTGCCCTGTTGGTAACGTtacttcttgttcttgaaA
The DNA window shown above is from Metarhizium brunneum chromosome 1, complete sequence and carries:
- the chit33_0 gene encoding Endochitinase 33, which gives rise to MTFPVQTWPSIASILALLPATLAGFNSGSGKNVAVYWGQNSYNQGSGPLAQQRLGYYCSNTDIDIIPVAFMNGISPPITNFANAGDNCTAFPSNSNLLSCPQIEADIKSCQATNGKTIILSLGGATYGQGGWSSVSAAQAAAQNVWDMFGPVPSGKAIDRPFGSAVVDGFDFDFEASANNLPAFGQKLRSLMDAAGGKKFYLTAAPQCVFPDAAVGAALNAVSFDFIMIQFYNNWCGVSNFQEGSTTQNAFNFDVWDNWAKTTSPNKNIKLLIGVPAAPGAGGGYTSGSKLKAAINWSQKYSNFGGAMMWDMSQLYSNSAFLGEIVSDISNGPTTTLPPGGTTTTTTTTATTTTTTTTSSTTSPAPTGTLVPQWGQCGGEGYTGPTQCQPPYKCVYGGQWWSSCQ